The following are from one region of the Natronosporangium hydrolyticum genome:
- a CDS encoding SCO7613 C-terminal domain-containing membrane protein, which translates to MTEQFRATPGPAAYPCPVCRAPADLDAGCSGCGRPPDPIAAAVIQATARVAELAGEEHRRWRGLAEVRQQLRTERSRRDALAAQVRAARGAAVPAGYPAGPAAASAHSPVPPPPGVPPAPVPPPPAVPPGRPGPELASRSVQTVLFVAGGWLLGIGAVVFVLVGWGRYGVVGQAATLAAATVIGLLGPALAKWRQLPATAETLAVVGMLVLLLDGYAAWQAGMVTLVAGSTWAGAVLAGVAGISLGYARLSGLVGLRFVALVLAQGSVPLLAATLIGRLDGLAAQSLGAAALALLLAAGNLVLVERLRRGPDPRPASSAILLGLGWLLVGAWLVLGGVLAGLVLLVPELGTAAIATGLLVGLVVVLVGTAQAADRTGWRQVVAAGAVLVPALAGARLAAVAVPEFAQLAAVVVIAGAAVATAGQQGWLARLVGPRPGRWVGGLVALGLLGHALLGQALGLLGSAGSALRTANDPARTELGAVAGGAYPWQLPVSVVVVAAASGWLLWAWPLARRLIAVAAVLLAAAAAAPQLGAVLLGPYSWLFQGWPGAPAGTGLFAGGGSVASGPAALGTGLLAGVTLLGGWLATRRWRTGFAAGGVVAGLALLVTLDWAQAPWPTVPAVSLMGGAAILVAAVRCRSGWWTLAGLGYGGVLAGAGLAGASPTVWSTVAALEVLAVAAVLAAVVARRQQLRVTGWVAAAGCQLLAWWVLVVSWQVTTVEAYTLPVAAIALWFGYLARRRLAGSSGLGSWLAYGPALAAAALPSLAVTVIDPSPGRRLLVGLAAVVVLLAGVRWRLQAPVVVGATVAILAALRELAFVWQRLDAWVPLTVAGALLLLLAATYERHRRELTRAAAALRRLG; encoded by the coding sequence ATGACTGAGCAGTTCCGAGCAACGCCGGGGCCGGCGGCGTATCCGTGCCCGGTCTGCCGGGCGCCGGCCGACCTCGACGCCGGATGTTCCGGTTGTGGTCGGCCGCCGGACCCGATCGCGGCGGCGGTCATCCAAGCTACGGCGCGCGTCGCCGAGCTGGCAGGGGAGGAGCACCGGCGCTGGCGGGGGCTCGCCGAGGTACGGCAGCAGCTGCGCACCGAAAGGTCCCGGCGGGACGCTCTCGCCGCCCAGGTACGGGCAGCGCGCGGCGCTGCGGTCCCGGCGGGTTACCCGGCCGGACCCGCCGCTGCGTCGGCGCACTCGCCGGTGCCCCCGCCACCGGGGGTGCCGCCGGCTCCGGTGCCTCCGCCACCTGCGGTGCCGCCGGGTCGGCCCGGGCCGGAGCTGGCGAGCCGGAGCGTGCAGACGGTGCTCTTCGTCGCCGGTGGCTGGCTGTTGGGGATCGGGGCGGTCGTCTTCGTGCTGGTGGGGTGGGGCCGCTACGGGGTGGTGGGGCAGGCCGCGACGCTCGCCGCCGCCACGGTCATCGGCCTGCTGGGGCCGGCGTTGGCCAAGTGGCGGCAGCTGCCCGCTACCGCCGAAACCCTCGCCGTCGTAGGCATGCTGGTACTGCTGCTCGACGGTTACGCCGCGTGGCAGGCGGGGATGGTAACCCTCGTCGCCGGGTCGACCTGGGCGGGCGCGGTGCTCGCCGGCGTCGCCGGGATCAGCCTCGGCTACGCCCGACTCAGCGGTCTGGTCGGCCTCCGGTTCGTGGCGTTGGTGCTGGCCCAGGGGTCGGTACCGCTGCTGGCGGCGACGTTGATCGGCCGGCTGGACGGCCTGGCGGCGCAGTCGCTCGGAGCGGCCGCGCTCGCGCTGCTGCTGGCCGCCGGCAACCTGGTGCTGGTGGAGCGGCTGCGGCGGGGGCCTGATCCGCGGCCGGCCAGCTCAGCGATTCTGCTCGGGTTGGGGTGGCTGCTGGTCGGGGCGTGGCTGGTGTTGGGCGGCGTACTGGCCGGGCTGGTCCTGCTGGTGCCGGAGCTCGGCACCGCCGCGATCGCCACCGGGCTGCTGGTCGGGTTGGTGGTGGTGCTGGTCGGCACGGCTCAGGCGGCGGACCGGACCGGTTGGCGGCAGGTGGTGGCTGCTGGCGCAGTGCTGGTTCCGGCGCTGGCCGGTGCCCGGCTGGCCGCCGTGGCGGTGCCGGAGTTCGCGCAGCTCGCCGCCGTGGTGGTGATCGCGGGGGCGGCGGTGGCGACCGCGGGGCAGCAGGGGTGGCTGGCCCGCCTGGTGGGCCCCCGACCGGGTCGCTGGGTGGGCGGGCTGGTCGCGCTCGGGCTGCTCGGGCACGCGCTGCTGGGGCAGGCGCTCGGGCTGCTCGGGTCGGCCGGCTCGGCGCTCCGGACGGCGAACGACCCCGCCCGTACCGAACTCGGAGCCGTCGCGGGCGGTGCGTACCCGTGGCAGCTACCGGTGTCGGTGGTGGTGGTCGCGGCGGCGTCCGGGTGGCTGCTCTGGGCGTGGCCGCTGGCTCGCCGGTTGATCGCGGTGGCCGCGGTGCTGCTCGCGGCAGCGGCGGCGGCGCCGCAGCTCGGGGCGGTGCTGCTCGGGCCCTACTCCTGGTTGTTCCAGGGTTGGCCGGGCGCCCCGGCGGGGACCGGGCTGTTCGCCGGTGGGGGTTCGGTGGCTAGCGGTCCGGCGGCGCTCGGGACGGGGTTGCTGGCCGGTGTGACCCTGCTCGGCGGCTGGCTGGCCACCCGCCGGTGGCGAACCGGTTTCGCGGCGGGTGGGGTAGTCGCCGGGCTGGCGCTGCTGGTGACGTTGGACTGGGCGCAGGCACCGTGGCCGACGGTGCCGGCGGTCAGCCTGATGGGGGGAGCCGCGATCCTGGTCGCGGCGGTCCGTTGCCGTTCGGGGTGGTGGACGTTGGCGGGCCTCGGCTACGGCGGGGTGCTGGCAGGCGCCGGCCTCGCCGGGGCGTCGCCGACCGTCTGGTCTACTGTGGCCGCACTCGAGGTGCTGGCGGTGGCGGCGGTGCTGGCCGCGGTGGTCGCGCGGCGGCAGCAGCTGCGGGTGACGGGGTGGGTGGCGGCGGCCGGCTGCCAGCTGTTGGCGTGGTGGGTGCTGGTGGTGTCCTGGCAGGTGACCACGGTTGAGGCGTACACGCTGCCGGTGGCGGCGATCGCCCTGTGGTTCGGGTACCTGGCTCGCCGCCGGTTGGCCGGTTCGTCCGGGCTCGGCAGCTGGCTGGCGTACGGGCCGGCGCTGGCCGCGGCGGCGCTGCCCAGCCTGGCGGTCACCGTGATCGACCCATCGCCCGGGCGGCGGCTGCTGGTCGGGCTGGCCGCGGTCGTGGTGCTGCTGGCCGGGGTGCGGTGGCGGCTGCAGGCGCCGGTGGTGGTGGGGGCGACGGTGGCGATCCTGGCGGCGCTGCGGGAGCTGGCGTTTGTCTGGCAGCGGTTGGACGCCTGGGTGCCGTTGACGGTGGCGGGTGCGCTGTTGCTGCTGTTGGCCGCTACCTATGAGCGACACCGCCGGGAGCTGACCCGGGCCGCGGCGGCGCTGCGCCGGCTCGGCTGA
- a CDS encoding 4a-hydroxytetrahydrobiopterin dehydratase, with protein sequence MAELLAPDEVRSALGTRPGWSGDPARISRTVEFPTFPAAITVVDRVAVVAEELDHHPDIDIRWRTLTFHCATHSVGGVTARDLDLSGRIDEIVAAAGGRDVSAGAH encoded by the coding sequence ATGGCTGAGCTGCTCGCACCCGACGAAGTGCGTTCGGCGCTCGGGACCCGGCCGGGTTGGTCCGGTGACCCGGCGCGGATCTCACGCACAGTGGAGTTTCCGACCTTCCCAGCGGCGATCACGGTGGTGGACCGGGTCGCTGTGGTCGCTGAGGAACTCGACCACCATCCAGATATCGACATCCGGTGGCGGACGCTGACGTTCCACTGCGCCACCCACTCGGTCGGCGGAGTCACCGCCCGCGACCTTGACCTCTCGGGCCGGATCGACGAGATCGTGGCGGCCGCGGGCGGTCGGGACGTCAGCGCCGGAGCACACTGA
- a CDS encoding FHA domain-containing protein, producing the protein MRFEISHVLDAIEARLTLDPALARAVVDLAEVVRLVDLDGNDSKPATLLRLGRVLDALGQYLAEDGVAIYVVADRSVLSDLDLTSNERMVVRRWADDGLVEVLPDPADRVLSVAELLGVPVVSRRGFTEYAQQYRWLPRGLLAPTPAGMVPAAEGLPGPAAAPVLVRLWQCPESACAGFGAPAGGQPPPQLQAAVPTCPRHGTRLRDAGPQPPARVFAVRVDGAVRGRFVVREASPVVIGRAPSPAATGTVVELGPLLGDEALRWISRNHLWLELRGQALVVTDTSTNGTTIRTPAGPAQLGPGQAYGMGNDDVVELFQGVELGRPNRFQGGAARPASVMGEAPTISLRMPR; encoded by the coding sequence ATGCGGTTTGAGATCAGTCACGTGCTCGACGCGATCGAGGCGCGGTTGACGCTGGATCCGGCGTTGGCCCGGGCGGTGGTGGACCTCGCCGAGGTGGTGCGGCTGGTCGACCTCGACGGCAACGACAGCAAGCCGGCGACCCTGTTGCGGCTCGGGCGGGTGTTGGACGCCTTAGGTCAATATTTGGCCGAGGACGGGGTCGCGATCTACGTGGTGGCCGACCGTTCCGTGCTCTCGGACCTCGATCTGACCTCCAATGAGCGGATGGTGGTGCGGCGCTGGGCCGATGACGGTCTGGTGGAGGTGCTGCCCGACCCGGCCGACCGGGTGCTGTCGGTGGCGGAGCTGCTGGGGGTGCCGGTGGTGAGCCGGCGCGGCTTCACCGAGTACGCCCAGCAGTACCGCTGGCTGCCGCGGGGGTTGCTAGCGCCGACCCCGGCCGGGATGGTCCCCGCCGCCGAAGGGCTCCCCGGTCCGGCGGCCGCGCCGGTGCTGGTCCGGTTGTGGCAGTGCCCGGAGTCGGCCTGTGCCGGGTTCGGCGCCCCCGCCGGTGGCCAGCCGCCGCCGCAGCTGCAAGCGGCCGTACCCACCTGTCCGCGGCACGGCACCCGGCTGCGCGACGCCGGCCCGCAGCCACCGGCCCGGGTCTTCGCGGTGCGGGTCGATGGGGCGGTGCGGGGCCGGTTTGTGGTCCGCGAGGCGTCACCGGTGGTGATCGGCCGGGCGCCTTCGCCGGCCGCCACCGGCACCGTAGTCGAGCTGGGCCCGTTGCTGGGGGATGAGGCGCTGCGCTGGATCAGCCGGAACCACCTCTGGCTGGAGCTGCGGGGGCAGGCGCTAGTGGTTACCGACACCAGCACCAACGGTACGACGATCCGGACCCCGGCCGGCCCGGCGCAGCTCGGCCCCGGGCAGGCGTACGGGATGGGCAACGACGACGTGGTGGAGCTCTTCCAGGGGGTGGAGCTGGGCCGCCCGAACCGGTTCCAGGGCGGGGCTGCCCGGCCGGCCTCGGTGATGGGGGAGGCGCCCACGATCTCGCTGCGGATGCCGCGATGA
- the rocD gene encoding ornithine--oxo-acid transaminase, protein MTAGQGDDGQLADAVAAAERWTAHNYHPLPVVVAEATGAWVTDVSGRRYLDCLAGYSALNFGHRHPALITAAQTQLDRLTLTSRAFLHDQFADFCRGLAELCGMELVVPMNTGAEAVETGIKVARKWGYQVKGVPEGQATIVVAENNFHGRTTTIVSFSTDKDARDDYGPYTPGFRIVRYGDLAALAEAIDDTTVAVLLEPIQGEAGVLVPPPGYLPGVRRLCDERNVLFLADEIQSGLGRTGATFALDHEAVRPDAYLLGKALGGGIVPVSAMVADRSVLGVLRPGEHGSTFGGNPLACAVGSAVVELLRSGEPQARARELGDHLHQRLQSLVGHGLVAVRGRGLWAGIDIDPGRMSGRRACELLAERGVLAKDTHGSTLRLAPPLVVEAAELDWAVDQLQAVLSHRA, encoded by the coding sequence ATGACGGCTGGGCAGGGTGACGACGGCCAGCTGGCCGATGCGGTGGCGGCGGCGGAGCGCTGGACAGCGCACAACTACCATCCGCTACCGGTGGTGGTCGCCGAGGCCACCGGCGCCTGGGTGACCGACGTGTCCGGCCGGCGCTACCTCGACTGCCTCGCCGGATATTCGGCCCTCAACTTCGGCCACCGCCACCCCGCGCTGATCACGGCCGCCCAGACACAGCTGGACCGGCTCACCCTCACCAGCCGCGCCTTCCTGCACGACCAGTTCGCCGACTTCTGCCGGGGGTTGGCCGAGCTGTGCGGCATGGAGCTGGTGGTGCCGATGAACACCGGCGCCGAGGCGGTCGAGACCGGGATCAAGGTCGCCCGCAAGTGGGGCTACCAGGTCAAGGGAGTGCCGGAGGGCCAGGCCACGATCGTGGTCGCGGAGAACAACTTCCACGGCCGGACCACCACCATCGTCAGCTTCTCCACCGACAAGGATGCCCGGGACGACTACGGCCCCTACACCCCCGGGTTCCGGATCGTCCGCTACGGCGACCTCGCGGCGCTCGCCGAGGCGATCGACGACACCACCGTGGCGGTGCTGCTGGAACCCATCCAGGGCGAAGCCGGCGTGCTGGTGCCGCCGCCGGGCTACCTCCCCGGTGTCCGCCGCCTCTGCGACGAACGGAACGTGCTCTTCCTCGCCGACGAGATCCAGTCTGGGCTGGGCCGCACCGGCGCCACCTTCGCGCTGGACCACGAAGCCGTCCGCCCCGACGCGTACCTGCTGGGTAAGGCGCTGGGGGGCGGGATCGTCCCGGTCTCGGCGATGGTGGCCGACCGGTCGGTGCTCGGCGTGCTCCGCCCCGGCGAACACGGCTCGACCTTCGGCGGCAACCCGCTGGCCTGCGCGGTCGGCAGCGCCGTCGTGGAGCTGCTGCGCAGCGGCGAACCGCAGGCCCGCGCCCGGGAACTCGGCGACCACCTCCACCAACGGCTACAGTCGCTGGTCGGCCACGGGTTGGTGGCGGTCCGGGGCCGGGGCCTATGGGCCGGCATCGACATCGACCCCGGCCGCATGTCCGGCCGCCGCGCCTGCGAACTGCTCGCCGAACGCGGCGTGCTGGCGAAGGACACCCACGGGTCGACGCTGCGGCTGGCGCCGCCGCTGGTGGTCGAGGCCGCGGAGCTCGACTGGGCGGTCGATCAGCTACAGGCCGTGCTCAGCCACCGGGCGTGA
- a CDS encoding phage holin family protein: protein MDFVIRTLATALALWVATLLPGINLTGDTAIANVLTLILVAVIFGVINAFIKPIIQVVGCVFYVLTLGLIALVVNALLFLLTGWLADAINLPFEVDGFWAAFWGAIIVGVVSWAITLVFRSRGTAARG, encoded by the coding sequence GTGGACTTCGTCATCCGGACTCTCGCGACAGCGCTGGCGCTATGGGTCGCCACGCTACTGCCGGGGATCAACCTGACCGGCGACACCGCAATCGCCAATGTGCTGACGTTGATCCTGGTGGCGGTGATCTTCGGAGTGATCAACGCCTTCATCAAACCGATCATCCAGGTCGTTGGCTGCGTCTTCTACGTCCTCACGCTCGGACTGATCGCGTTGGTGGTCAACGCGCTGCTGTTCTTGCTCACCGGGTGGCTCGCCGACGCGATCAACCTTCCGTTCGAGGTCGACGGGTTCTGGGCGGCGTTCTGGGGCGCCATCATCGTCGGCGTGGTGAGCTGGGCGATCACCCTGGTCTTCCGGAGCCGCGGCACCGCCGCTCGCGGCTGA
- a CDS encoding MFS transporter, whose translation MPLLLLAYLGFISLGLPDGMLGVAWPYMRVDFDRPAGAIGFVLLVLTAGYLLSSVSAGFMLARFGVGRLLATSTGLAATGLLGFAAAPGLVPMVLVAGLLGASAGAIDAGLNAYAARHFGARHMNWLHASFSFGATLGPLVVTAAVAVGLAWRGGYVAVAVGQVALAVAFALTVRAWRDRAADRVEQGRPPAPATAGPALPPATARSIRRPPPLVATLRQAGTWLGAGAFAVGVAIEAGAGLWAYTLLTEVDGVSGQLAGVAVSAYWGSLFVGRLLVGVVVERIGVHRVLVGSVTVIVLGAAVVALPGAAPATVTGLVLIGLGVAPIFPLLMLTTARRVGESHSDRVVGMQVAAGTLGGAAAPALIGVLIDLWSAAVLGPSLLVFGALLGALYLWAHRRSAGGEAGEPAGSELSGPPDQRSAAGTEP comes from the coding sequence ATGCCCCTACTACTCCTGGCGTACCTCGGCTTCATCAGCCTCGGCCTACCGGACGGCATGCTCGGGGTGGCCTGGCCCTACATGCGCGTCGACTTCGACCGCCCCGCTGGCGCGATCGGCTTCGTGCTGCTGGTGTTGACCGCCGGCTACCTGCTCTCCAGCGTCTCGGCCGGGTTCATGCTCGCGCGGTTCGGCGTCGGCCGGCTACTCGCCACCAGCACCGGCCTGGCCGCGACCGGGTTGCTGGGCTTCGCCGCCGCACCGGGCCTGGTGCCGATGGTGCTGGTGGCCGGGTTGCTGGGGGCCAGCGCCGGTGCGATCGACGCCGGGCTCAACGCGTACGCCGCCCGGCACTTCGGGGCCCGGCACATGAACTGGCTGCACGCCAGCTTCAGCTTCGGGGCGACGCTCGGCCCGCTGGTGGTGACCGCAGCGGTCGCGGTCGGGCTGGCGTGGCGCGGCGGCTACGTGGCGGTGGCGGTGGGCCAGGTGGCGCTGGCGGTCGCGTTCGCGCTGACCGTCCGGGCCTGGCGGGACCGGGCAGCGGACCGGGTGGAGCAGGGCCGGCCGCCGGCACCGGCCACCGCCGGTCCAGCGTTGCCGCCCGCAACCGCCCGCTCGATCCGCCGCCCGCCGCCGCTTGTGGCCACCCTGCGACAGGCGGGGACGTGGCTGGGGGCGGGGGCGTTCGCGGTTGGGGTGGCGATCGAGGCCGGCGCCGGGCTGTGGGCGTACACCCTGCTCACGGAGGTGGACGGGGTCTCCGGCCAGCTCGCCGGGGTGGCCGTCTCGGCGTACTGGGGGAGCCTGTTCGTGGGGCGGCTGTTGGTGGGGGTGGTCGTGGAACGGATCGGTGTCCACCGGGTGCTCGTCGGCAGTGTGACGGTGATCGTGCTCGGCGCCGCCGTGGTCGCGCTGCCGGGGGCGGCGCCGGCGACCGTCACCGGTCTGGTGCTGATCGGGCTCGGCGTGGCGCCGATCTTCCCGCTGCTCATGTTGACCACGGCCCGGCGGGTCGGCGAGTCGCACAGCGACCGGGTGGTCGGTATGCAGGTCGCTGCCGGGACGCTGGGCGGTGCCGCGGCGCCGGCGCTGATCGGCGTGTTGATCGACCTCTGGAGCGCCGCGGTGCTGGGGCCATCGCTGCTGGTGTTCGGGGCGCTGCTAGGCGCGCTCTACCTGTGGGCACACCGCCGGTCGGCCGGCGGGGAGGCGGGGGAGCCTGCGGGCTCGGAGTTGTCGGGGCCGCCGGACCAACGGTCGGCGGCGGGTACCGAGCCCTAA